The Peromyscus eremicus chromosome 8b, PerEre_H2_v1, whole genome shotgun sequence genome contains a region encoding:
- the Armt1 gene encoding damage-control phosphatase ARMT1 isoform X2 has protein sequence MYRRIHEAVIQSPPIHDFDVFKESKDKNFFESQESISALCTYLQQLKPAKDLSESQLKDEFFKLLQISLWGNKCDLSLSGGESSSQKTSVMDSLEGLKPFILINDTESLWTLLSKCKKTAKPPIVRVDIVLDNSGFELVTDLVFADFLLSSELATEIHFHGKTIPWFVSDVTVRDFNWTVEHMKSNNQESMSTCGADWENYVKMGRWIYHDHIFWTLPHPYCAMAEVSPDLYAELQKACLVLFKGDLNYRKLMSDRKWEFTVPFHQALSGFHPAPLCSIRTLKAELQVGLQPGQAEQLSASDPHWLTTGKYGIFQFDGPL, from the exons ATGTATCGGAGGATTCATGAAGCTGTCATCCAGAG TCCACCAATCCATGACTTCGATGtatttaaagaaagcaaagataAGAACTTCTTTGAGTCCCAGGAGTCCATCAGTGCTCTGTGTACATACTTGCAGCAGTTGAAACCAGCCAAAGACCTCAGTGAGAGCCAGCTGAAGGATGAGTTTTTTAAACTTCTGCAG ATCTCTCTCTGGGGGAATAAGTGTGACTTGTCTCTGTCGGGTGGAGAAAGCAGTTCCCAGAAGACCAGTGTAATGGACTCTTTGGAAGGCCTAAAACCATTCATTCTGATAAATGATACAGAATCTCTTTGGACATTGCTCAGTAAATGCAAGAAAACAGCAAAACCACCTATAGTTAGAGTAGATATTGTTCTGGATAACTCTGGGTTTGAACTTGTTACAGATCTAGTCTTCGCTGACTTCTTGTTATCCTCTGAGTTAGCTACTGAGATTCATTTTCATGGAAAAACTATTCCGTGGTTTGTGTCTGACGTTACAGTGCGTGACTTTAATTGGACAGTTGAACATATGAAGAGTAATAATCAGGAGTCCATGTCCACCTGTGGTGCTGACTGGGAAAACTATGTTAAGATGGGTAGATGGATTTACCATGATCATATATTTTGGACTCTGCCTCACCCATATTGTGCGATGGCCGAGGTCTCCCCTGACTTGTATGCTGAACTACAAAAGGCGTGCCTTGTTTTGTTCAAGGGGGATTTGAATTATAGGAAGTTGATGAGTGACAGAAAGTGGGAGTTTACCGTTCCATTCCATCAGGCCCTGAGTGGCTTCCACCCTGCACCTCTGTGTAGCATAAGGACATTAAAGGCTGAGCTTCAGGTTGGTCTACAGCCTGGGCAAGCCGAGCAGCTCTCGGCTTCTGATCCCCACTGGCTGACCACTGGCAAGTATGGAATATTTCAGTTTGATGGTCCACTTTGA
- the Armt1 gene encoding damage-control phosphatase ARMT1 isoform X1, whose protein sequence is MAETPAFLSAQEVGSFAYLTIKDRTPQILTKAIDTLHRHKSEFFEKHGEEGVEAEKKAISLLSKLRNELQTDKPIIPLVDKCIDTDIWNQYLEYQRSLLNEGDGEPRWFFSPWLFVECYMYRRIHEAVIQSPPIHDFDVFKESKDKNFFESQESISALCTYLQQLKPAKDLSESQLKDEFFKLLQISLWGNKCDLSLSGGESSSQKTSVMDSLEGLKPFILINDTESLWTLLSKCKKTAKPPIVRVDIVLDNSGFELVTDLVFADFLLSSELATEIHFHGKTIPWFVSDVTVRDFNWTVEHMKSNNQESMSTCGADWENYVKMGRWIYHDHIFWTLPHPYCAMAEVSPDLYAELQKACLVLFKGDLNYRKLMSDRKWEFTVPFHQALSGFHPAPLCSIRTLKAELQVGLQPGQAEQLSASDPHWLTTGKYGIFQFDGPL, encoded by the exons ATGGCCGAGACCCCGGCGTTTCTCTCCGCTCAGGAAGTAGG GTCATTTGCTTATCTTACAATTAAGGACAGAACACCTCAGATCTTAACCAAGGCTATTGATACATTGCATCGACATAAAAGTGAATTTTTTGAAAAACATGGAGAG GAAGGAGTGGAAGCTGAAAAGAAagccatctctcttctctctaagTTACGGAATGAATTACAGACGGATAAACCGATTATCCCCTTGGTTGATAAATGCATCGACACTGACATATGGAACCAGTACCTGGAATATCAGCGGAGTCTTTTAAATGAAGGCGATGGGGAGCCACGCTGGTTCTTCTCGCCCTGGTTGTTCGTAGAGTGCTACATGTATCGGAGGATTCATGAAGCTGTCATCCAGAG TCCACCAATCCATGACTTCGATGtatttaaagaaagcaaagataAGAACTTCTTTGAGTCCCAGGAGTCCATCAGTGCTCTGTGTACATACTTGCAGCAGTTGAAACCAGCCAAAGACCTCAGTGAGAGCCAGCTGAAGGATGAGTTTTTTAAACTTCTGCAG ATCTCTCTCTGGGGGAATAAGTGTGACTTGTCTCTGTCGGGTGGAGAAAGCAGTTCCCAGAAGACCAGTGTAATGGACTCTTTGGAAGGCCTAAAACCATTCATTCTGATAAATGATACAGAATCTCTTTGGACATTGCTCAGTAAATGCAAGAAAACAGCAAAACCACCTATAGTTAGAGTAGATATTGTTCTGGATAACTCTGGGTTTGAACTTGTTACAGATCTAGTCTTCGCTGACTTCTTGTTATCCTCTGAGTTAGCTACTGAGATTCATTTTCATGGAAAAACTATTCCGTGGTTTGTGTCTGACGTTACAGTGCGTGACTTTAATTGGACAGTTGAACATATGAAGAGTAATAATCAGGAGTCCATGTCCACCTGTGGTGCTGACTGGGAAAACTATGTTAAGATGGGTAGATGGATTTACCATGATCATATATTTTGGACTCTGCCTCACCCATATTGTGCGATGGCCGAGGTCTCCCCTGACTTGTATGCTGAACTACAAAAGGCGTGCCTTGTTTTGTTCAAGGGGGATTTGAATTATAGGAAGTTGATGAGTGACAGAAAGTGGGAGTTTACCGTTCCATTCCATCAGGCCCTGAGTGGCTTCCACCCTGCACCTCTGTGTAGCATAAGGACATTAAAGGCTGAGCTTCAGGTTGGTCTACAGCCTGGGCAAGCCGAGCAGCTCTCGGCTTCTGATCCCCACTGGCTGACCACTGGCAAGTATGGAATATTTCAGTTTGATGGTCCACTTTGA